One Halarcobacter ebronensis genomic window carries:
- a CDS encoding OprD family outer membrane porin, whose translation MKLIKLSLVAFVLGCCTNALAADNITDAFKNGSVKGQLKVWYWDKDIDNAGNKTGSSIFNTALELGYLTDSYYNFKFGATFQANATPFASDDAKSMYVNEEYASGSVLSEAFIDYTANGFDIKAGRQYIVSPLINGNFARINRESFEGVSLMNKSFKDTDLFAHFIQKFQGRTSNVSGDGIGDAPKFRKKVVLGGAGSYGYEFDGAYAFGFKNRSIDNLQITGQYLNIQDLGNNSSSPTASDDLSIYYSELNYSIPVGDYKFGIDLRYRKSQTGEKLDSLNWEGDISEIRLSASGFAGFGFDVAYSTVSDSDRAILGMGLGALTYTFPLIRGPYVYASQAGTDSYSYTLKYNFAKAGVQGLTGQLKYVTADRDDDYGNKADYKGYGGALLYKIPQLKNVTANLVYFSLDEKIADNRTDELWLKLNYSF comes from the coding sequence ATGAAATTAATTAAATTAAGTCTTGTTGCATTTGTACTTGGCTGTTGTACAAATGCATTAGCTGCTGATAATATTACCGATGCATTTAAAAATGGTAGTGTTAAAGGTCAATTAAAAGTATGGTATTGGGATAAAGATATTGATAATGCAGGAAATAAAACTGGCAGTAGTATTTTTAATACTGCCCTTGAATTAGGTTATCTTACTGACTCTTACTATAATTTTAAGTTTGGAGCAACATTTCAAGCAAATGCAACACCTTTTGCAAGTGATGATGCAAAATCTATGTATGTTAATGAAGAGTATGCTTCTGGTTCAGTACTTTCAGAAGCATTTATTGATTATACAGCAAATGGTTTTGATATAAAAGCTGGTAGACAATATATTGTAAGCCCTCTTATCAATGGTAACTTTGCAAGGATAAATAGAGAATCATTTGAGGGTGTAAGTCTTATGAATAAATCTTTTAAAGATACAGATTTGTTTGCACACTTTATACAAAAATTCCAAGGAAGGACTTCAAATGTATCTGGTGATGGAATAGGAGATGCTCCTAAATTTAGAAAAAAAGTTGTTTTAGGTGGTGCTGGCTCTTATGGTTATGAATTTGATGGAGCATATGCTTTTGGATTTAAAAATAGATCAATTGATAATCTTCAAATTACAGGGCAATACTTAAATATTCAAGATCTAGGAAATAATAGTTCATCTCCAACTGCTAGTGATGATTTATCTATCTACTACAGTGAATTAAACTACTCTATTCCTGTTGGTGATTATAAATTTGGAATTGATTTAAGATATAGAAAATCTCAAACAGGGGAAAAACTTGATTCATTAAACTGGGAAGGAGATATTAGCGAAATTAGACTATCTGCTTCTGGATTTGCTGGTTTTGGTTTTGATGTAGCATATTCAACAGTTAGTGATAGCGATAGAGCTATTTTAGGGATGGGACTTGGAGCTTTAACATATACTTTCCCATTAATTAGAGGTCCTTATGTTTATGCAAGTCAAGCAGGAACAGATAGTTATAGTTATACTTTAAAATATAATTTTGCAAAAGCAGGTGTTCAAGGTTTAACAGGACAACTTAAATATGTAACAGCAGACAGAGATGATGACTATGGGAATAAAGCTGATTATAAAGGTTATGGAGGAGCACTATTATATAAAATTCCTCAACTAAAAAATGTAACTGCAAATTTAGTATATTTTTCACTTGATGAAAAAATTGCAGATAACAGAACAGATGAACTTTGGTTAAAACTAAACTACAGTTTTTAA
- a CDS encoding aryl-sulfate sulfotransferase, whose amino-acid sequence MKVKKILTSVLVASAVLAVTPTVSLALGGPSGPKLDYQIPGKLGYVMMDPYGYAPLTAVITDGGYKVKDAHVKIVPKKGGQTVEYDVNNENTKLYAGIPVFGLYPDYKNSVEVSYTRILGTKSEKFTETYTIYAPPVFQTGNGIKQGGLPYSSVTVEKVDNKFKDRLYLLNNIQGKAGGKSSKVVWNNPSGGALEWNYFSNAFIVDTHGEVRWYLNAEKLINYDDIYNTGIMMGFKQNNDGALSWGYGQRYAKYDIMGRKVFNRRIPLAYNDFSHSLDTLNNGHFLMRVGSADLKRADGKNVRTVRDVIVEVDENGKVFDDWKLFDILDPYRDVVLKALDQGAVCLNMDADHAGATLSSEELAKLDKSDNFGDIVGSGPGRNWAHVNSVDYDYNDDSIVISSRHQSAVIKIGRDKQVKWILGAAKGWKKQYQDKLLQPVDAKGNKIVCEDETSKCPGYTGDGDFDWTWTQHTAFVIDSKSNKDVVYLSVFDNGDGRGIEQPAMASMKYSRAVIYKIDQKKMTIQQLWEYGKDRGIDWYSPVTSLTEYQTDKDSVMVYSATAGMGEYDFKAGRALGAPQPEIDEFEWGKKEPSVKIKFKGTGAGYQGMPFSIQKALSK is encoded by the coding sequence ATGAAAGTTAAAAAAATTTTAACATCAGTACTTGTTGCAAGTGCTGTTTTAGCAGTTACACCAACTGTTTCATTGGCTTTAGGAGGGCCTAGTGGTCCAAAACTCGACTATCAAATCCCAGGGAAATTAGGCTATGTTATGATGGATCCCTATGGATATGCTCCATTAACAGCTGTAATTACAGATGGAGGGTATAAAGTTAAAGATGCACATGTAAAAATTGTACCTAAAAAAGGTGGACAAACAGTAGAGTATGATGTAAATAATGAAAATACAAAACTTTATGCAGGTATCCCAGTATTCGGTCTATATCCAGATTATAAAAACTCAGTTGAAGTTTCATATACAAGAATCCTGGGTACTAAAAGTGAAAAATTTACTGAAACATATACAATTTATGCACCACCAGTATTTCAAACAGGAAACGGAATTAAACAAGGAGGACTTCCATATTCAAGTGTTACTGTAGAAAAAGTTGATAATAAATTTAAAGATAGACTATATCTTCTTAATAATATTCAAGGTAAAGCTGGTGGTAAAAGTTCAAAAGTTGTATGGAACAATCCATCAGGTGGTGCTTTAGAGTGGAACTACTTCTCTAATGCCTTTATTGTAGATACCCATGGTGAAGTTAGATGGTATTTAAATGCTGAAAAATTAATTAATTATGATGACATTTATAATACTGGTATTATGATGGGATTTAAACAAAATAATGATGGTGCACTATCTTGGGGATATGGTCAAAGATATGCAAAATATGACATTATGGGAAGAAAAGTATTTAATAGAAGAATCCCTTTAGCATATAATGACTTTTCTCACTCTTTAGATACTTTAAATAATGGACACTTTCTAATGAGAGTTGGATCAGCTGATTTAAAAAGAGCTGATGGCAAAAATGTTAGAACAGTAAGAGATGTAATTGTTGAAGTAGATGAAAATGGTAAAGTATTTGATGATTGGAAACTATTTGATATCTTAGATCCATATAGAGATGTAGTTTTAAAAGCTCTTGACCAAGGTGCCGTTTGTTTAAATATGGATGCTGACCATGCAGGAGCGACTTTATCATCTGAAGAGTTAGCAAAACTTGATAAATCTGACAACTTTGGGGATATTGTAGGTTCAGGTCCTGGTAGAAACTGGGCACACGTTAATAGTGTTGATTATGACTACAATGATGATAGTATTGTTATTAGTTCAAGACACCAATCTGCTGTAATTAAAATCGGTAGAGATAAACAAGTTAAATGGATTTTAGGTGCTGCAAAAGGTTGGAAAAAACAATATCAAGATAAATTACTTCAACCTGTTGATGCAAAAGGTAACAAAATTGTTTGTGAAGATGAAACAAGTAAATGTCCTGGATACACAGGTGATGGTGACTTTGACTGGACTTGGACACAACATACAGCTTTTGTAATTGATAGTAAATCTAATAAAGATGTTGTATATCTATCTGTATTTGATAATGGTGATGGTAGAGGAATTGAACAACCTGCAATGGCAAGTATGAAATACTCAAGAGCTGTTATTTATAAAATAGATCAGAAAAAAATGACTATCCAACAACTTTGGGAATATGGAAAAGATAGAGGTATTGATTGGTATTCACCAGTTACTTCATTAACTGAGTATCAAACAGATAAAGATTCTGTAATGGTTTACTCTGCAACTGCTGGTATGGGTGAATACGATTTTAAAGCAGGTAGAGCTTTAGGGGCACCTCAACCAGAAATTGATGAATTTGAATGGGGTAAAAAAGAGCCTTCTGTAAAAATCAAATTTAAAGGTACAGGTGCTGGATACCAAGGTATGCCATTTAGCATTCAAAAAGCTCTTTCAAAATAA
- a CDS encoding response regulator transcription factor: MNKNTLNLLNKLSILVVEDDELARIAIKQAISSYCKNYYEAPDGLIGLEKFKKEQVDIVVTDIHMPGINGFDMIEEIRRLKPKQIFIVMTSYDTDENLINSIKGGVFSFLRKPLEIEELQTSLLIAQGRLKSNIEKISEVVEIDYQNEYIYLNGKLIFLSFNNHKIFWLLCYNLGNLVSYDMIENYVYDCESINKSTLHNAILRIKHQLPSVSIENIQSQGYILKTNL, from the coding sequence ATGAATAAAAATACTTTAAATTTATTAAATAAACTATCTATTTTGGTAGTTGAAGATGATGAACTCGCAAGAATTGCTATAAAACAAGCAATCTCATCATATTGTAAAAATTATTATGAGGCTCCTGATGGTTTAATTGGACTTGAAAAGTTTAAAAAAGAGCAAGTAGATATTGTAGTAACTGATATTCATATGCCAGGAATTAATGGTTTTGATATGATTGAAGAGATTAGAAGATTAAAACCAAAACAGATATTTATAGTTATGACCTCGTATGATACAGATGAAAATTTAATAAATAGTATAAAAGGAGGAGTCTTTAGCTTTTTAAGAAAACCACTTGAAATTGAAGAGCTTCAAACTTCACTTTTAATTGCACAAGGGAGACTTAAATCAAATATTGAAAAGATTAGTGAAGTAGTTGAAATAGATTACCAAAATGAGTATATCTACTTAAATGGCAAACTTATTTTTCTATCATTTAATAATCACAAAATTTTTTGGCTTCTATGCTATAACTTAGGGAACTTGGTATCTTACGATATGATTGAAAACTATGTATATGATTGTGAAAGCATAAATAAAAGTACTCTTCACAATGCAATTTTAAGAATAAAACATCAACTTCCTTCTGTCTCTATAGAAAATATTCAAAGTCAAGGCTACATTCTAAAAACAAACCTATAA